In Sphingobacterium sp. PCS056, the following proteins share a genomic window:
- a CDS encoding DUF4252 domain-containing protein yields MKQILTIGALLMFCLTLQSCFVKTSPNMSFISKRDLSSDTEVASVRVPMFLTRTFLKSKIKELDEDDAVAALALRKIKKLKVMTISGNKKDNLMTKYHAYLAKNNFEELMSLYSDGSKITINTEMKKDHVKRVLLGIADEEDYVFVDIKADLDLNELSRMIEYYENKKEKSKIIN; encoded by the coding sequence ATGAAACAAATACTAACTATCGGGGCACTGCTCATGTTCTGTCTGACATTGCAAAGCTGTTTTGTGAAAACCAGTCCAAATATGTCTTTTATAAGTAAGCGCGACTTGTCAAGTGATACAGAGGTTGCTTCAGTAAGGGTACCTATGTTTTTGACGAGAACATTTCTTAAAAGTAAGATTAAAGAATTGGATGAAGATGATGCCGTGGCTGCATTGGCTTTACGGAAAATCAAGAAGTTGAAAGTTATGACGATTTCTGGAAATAAAAAAGATAATCTGATGACTAAGTATCATGCCTATCTGGCTAAGAATAATTTTGAAGAGCTAATGAGTCTATACAGTGATGGATCAAAAATTACGATTAATACAGAGATGAAGAAAGATCATGTGAAACGTGTGCTATTGGGGATAGCTGATGAGGAGGACTATGTATTTGTCGATATTAAAGCAGATTTGGATCTAAATGAGCTGTCTAGGATGATTGAGTATTATGAAAATAAGAAGGAAAAATCTAAAATTATAAACTAG
- a CDS encoding DUF1080 domain-containing protein encodes MNYKKLFFSLAGVALCISISASSLNKKPKAIQLFNGKDLKNWTPKISKHEVGDNYANTFRVEDGLLKVRYDGYDQFDQQYGHLFYNKEFSAYILRVQYRFVGEQAKGGEGWALRNSGAMLHGQDPKTMLKDQDFPISIEGQLLGGDGTNERTTSNLCTPGTNVVMKEKLFTPHCVSSTSKTYHGDQWVTADFLVLGDSIIQHYVNGDLVLEYQKPQYGGGNVSNFDPKQKKDGQLISKGTISLQSESHPIDFKKVEIYNLEPYMKNSVELKKAIAAVMQK; translated from the coding sequence ATGAATTATAAAAAACTATTTTTTAGTTTGGCAGGAGTAGCCCTATGCATTTCAATTAGTGCTAGTTCATTAAACAAAAAACCCAAAGCAATACAACTGTTCAACGGGAAAGATCTAAAAAATTGGACGCCAAAAATCAGCAAACATGAGGTTGGCGATAATTACGCAAATACTTTTCGTGTAGAAGATGGTCTATTGAAAGTCAGATACGATGGCTATGACCAATTTGATCAACAATATGGTCATTTATTTTACAATAAAGAATTTTCTGCCTATATCCTACGTGTTCAATACCGATTTGTGGGTGAGCAGGCAAAAGGAGGAGAAGGTTGGGCACTCCGCAATAGTGGAGCTATGCTGCATGGTCAAGATCCAAAAACGATGCTTAAAGATCAAGATTTCCCAATTTCAATTGAAGGTCAATTGTTAGGCGGTGATGGCACGAACGAACGTACGACAAGCAATCTTTGTACTCCGGGTACGAATGTCGTGATGAAAGAAAAATTATTTACCCCACACTGTGTCAGCTCAACATCTAAAACCTATCATGGTGATCAATGGGTAACAGCAGATTTTTTGGTATTAGGTGATTCTATTATTCAACATTACGTGAATGGGGATTTGGTTTTGGAGTACCAAAAACCACAATATGGTGGTGGAAATGTCAGCAACTTTGACCCAAAACAAAAGAAAGATGGTCAGTTAATTAGTAAAGGTACCATTTCACTGCAAAGTGAAAGCCATCCTATCGATTTCAAAAAAGTGGAGATCTATAATCTGGAACCTTATATGAAAAACTCTGTAGAGCTAAAAAAGGCTATTGCAGCAGTTATGCAAAAATAA
- a CDS encoding shikimate kinase produces MPKPIFLIGYMGSGKTTLAKKLANKLELPFIDTDDEIVKEVGMSITEYFQLHGEEKFRALEREHLQKIAQHEAIVSTGGGSPCFFDNMQWMNENGISVYLQMTPKALFDRLSQSKPNKRPILIGKTDEELFNFISEKLVEREPFYKQAHLIIDQINTPVEDLVVLLKNHI; encoded by the coding sequence ATGCCAAAACCAATATTTTTAATTGGCTATATGGGAAGTGGAAAAACTACTTTAGCCAAAAAATTAGCGAATAAATTAGAACTACCTTTTATCGATACAGACGATGAAATCGTCAAGGAAGTCGGGATGTCCATTACGGAATATTTTCAGCTTCATGGAGAAGAAAAGTTTAGAGCACTCGAACGTGAACACTTACAAAAAATAGCGCAGCACGAAGCGATTGTTTCTACAGGCGGTGGTTCACCTTGCTTTTTTGACAATATGCAATGGATGAATGAAAATGGTATTTCGGTGTATTTGCAAATGACACCTAAGGCGTTATTTGATCGACTGTCACAGTCAAAGCCCAACAAAAGACCGATCTTAATAGGAAAAACTGATGAAGAATTATTTAACTTTATCAGTGAAAAATTAGTAGAACGAGAGCCGTTTTATAAACAAGCCCACTTGATCATCGATCAGATCAATACACCTGTTGAAGATCTTGTCGTACTCTTGAAAAACCACATATAA
- a CDS encoding BT_3928 family protein has product MSELFNAKKQKTNYLLGFARLLTGLLFIFSGFIKANDPTGFGYKLEEYFHVFHTDFLMDYATTIAIIVCAFEIILGVWLLLGLYRRLVAWGLLLLIIFFTFLTFYSAFFEVVTSCGCFGDAIPLTPWQSFGKDLVLLALILIIFIYRNQIKPLIKDSFTQGLVATLTAIISFGIGIYTVMYLPFIDFLPYKIGNNIPSLMVLPEGKEGDVYEQVYNMKNIKTGETKTITDKIYMSEKVWEDTNWEIVGEPKSTLVKKGYQIPITDLLITDAEGNDHTQEIINNPYYNLIIVAKDLSKANLDALDNINKIATKLTEDYNLRIVLLTASSSEESDYLSDKLHLISEIFYADLIPLKSMVRANPGILLLKSGTVINKWHYNNIPDAKEIEDQYLSLDK; this is encoded by the coding sequence ATGTCAGAACTCTTCAACGCTAAAAAGCAAAAAACAAATTACCTACTTGGATTTGCACGCCTATTGACAGGCCTATTATTTATTTTCTCTGGATTTATCAAAGCCAATGATCCAACTGGATTTGGTTATAAACTGGAGGAATATTTCCATGTTTTTCATACCGACTTTTTAATGGATTATGCGACCACAATAGCCATTATTGTCTGTGCCTTTGAAATTATATTGGGTGTATGGCTATTACTCGGTTTATACAGACGACTGGTAGCTTGGGGGCTATTGCTGCTGATTATCTTCTTTACATTCCTGACCTTCTACTCTGCTTTTTTTGAGGTGGTCACTTCATGTGGATGTTTTGGTGATGCTATCCCCTTAACTCCATGGCAATCCTTTGGTAAAGATCTGGTGCTGCTTGCATTGATCTTAATTATCTTTATCTATCGGAATCAAATTAAACCCCTTATCAAAGATTCATTTACACAAGGCTTGGTAGCGACGCTGACGGCAATTATATCATTCGGAATCGGGATTTACACCGTGATGTACTTACCCTTTATTGACTTTCTTCCGTATAAGATCGGTAATAACATCCCTTCACTTATGGTATTGCCAGAAGGAAAAGAAGGAGATGTCTACGAACAGGTCTACAACATGAAAAATATAAAAACCGGCGAGACAAAAACCATCACTGATAAAATTTACATGTCAGAAAAAGTATGGGAAGATACTAATTGGGAAATCGTAGGTGAACCCAAAAGTACTTTGGTTAAAAAAGGATATCAGATCCCCATAACCGACCTATTGATTACCGATGCAGAAGGTAATGACCATACGCAAGAAATCATCAATAATCCTTACTATAATTTAATTATTGTAGCCAAGGATTTATCTAAAGCAAATCTAGATGCGTTAGATAACATCAATAAAATCGCTACAAAATTAACCGAAGATTATAACCTGCGCATCGTGCTGTTGACAGCTAGTTCATCTGAAGAATCAGATTATTTAAGTGATAAACTGCACTTAATTTCGGAAATATTTTATGCAGATCTGATACCACTAAAAAGTATGGTACGTGCCAATCCAGGAATTCTGCTATTAAAATCAGGAACAGTCATCAACAAATGGCATTATAATAATATCCCTGATGCGAAAGAAATAGAGGACCAATACTTAAGTCTAGATAAATAA
- a CDS encoding helix-turn-helix transcriptional regulator yields the protein MNKKSDIKDPKYVNRYYVTEVDSFEDSIYCHHAIIGESFITEHAHNKDQFLYTEGGVVFLKTAEKSYFLPARHYIWIPAGIRHSIHPSTPDVVMRNLYFPKYDTDQEFYKKINIYPVDDLLNELIMFTNRWNGNIFPVEEPKYSLAKAFKLLLPEISQHELPLALPYPSNQKLKDIVTFLESRIEENVSFKTLSQKFNISERTLARLFQKELNMSFIQYYTILRMLTALKLLLDEKLSVNEVALKVGYSSLPTFSNTFNKVIGVRPSEYVKQKQLLI from the coding sequence ATGAATAAAAAAAGCGATATCAAAGATCCAAAATATGTCAATCGTTATTACGTAACAGAAGTGGACTCTTTTGAGGATAGTATCTACTGTCACCATGCCATAATTGGCGAAAGTTTCATTACCGAACATGCTCATAACAAAGATCAATTTTTATATACGGAAGGTGGGGTTGTTTTTTTAAAGACAGCCGAAAAATCTTATTTTCTTCCAGCAAGGCATTACATCTGGATACCAGCAGGGATCCGTCACAGTATCCATCCGAGCACCCCTGATGTCGTGATGCGCAATCTATATTTTCCAAAATATGATACCGATCAAGAATTTTACAAAAAAATAAATATCTACCCGGTCGATGATCTGCTCAATGAGTTGATCATGTTTACCAATCGATGGAATGGTAATATTTTTCCAGTTGAAGAGCCAAAATATTCGTTAGCAAAAGCCTTCAAACTCTTGTTGCCCGAAATATCACAACATGAGTTGCCCTTGGCACTTCCCTATCCAAGTAATCAAAAATTAAAGGACATCGTCACATTCCTAGAGAGTCGGATCGAAGAGAATGTCAGTTTTAAAACGCTTTCGCAGAAATTCAATATCAGTGAACGCACTTTGGCTAGGCTCTTTCAAAAAGAATTAAACATGTCTTTTATTCAATACTATACCATATTGAGAATGTTGACAGCGCTGAAACTTCTTTTAGATGAAAAATTAAGTGTCAATGAGGTTGCACTCAAGGTTGGATACAGCAGCCTACCTACTTTTAGTAACACATTCAATAAAGTAATTGGGGTCAGACCAAGCGAATATGTTAAGCAAAAACAATTGTTAATCTAA
- a CDS encoding HipA family kinase: MTIKKPEIREVTITRYIQPFREGGSLPALVDADDGFNYVIKFRGAGQGRKALIAELIGGELARILDLRMPELVFADLDESFARTEPDEEIQDLLKFSVGKNLGVHFLNGAITFDANVDQITAGEASRIVWLDALLMNVDRTVRNTNMLIWHKELWLIDHGASLYFHHSWDNWEEQALKPFIQIKDHVLLKNASDVELVDKQYRSLLSEEVIRNIVDIVPSEWLIDESRDLTAADAREVYVSFFMKRLAHADHFLNQIKDARKNII; this comes from the coding sequence ATGACTATCAAAAAACCTGAAATAAGAGAAGTAACCATCACACGGTATATTCAACCTTTTCGTGAAGGCGGATCTTTACCTGCATTGGTGGATGCTGATGATGGGTTCAATTATGTTATAAAATTTAGAGGAGCCGGACAAGGAAGAAAGGCGCTCATCGCTGAATTGATCGGTGGCGAATTGGCGCGTATTCTCGATCTCAGAATGCCGGAACTTGTCTTTGCAGATTTAGATGAATCTTTTGCACGTACAGAGCCTGACGAAGAAATTCAAGATTTATTGAAATTTAGTGTTGGTAAAAATCTAGGTGTTCATTTTCTCAATGGTGCCATTACTTTTGACGCTAATGTGGATCAGATCACAGCTGGTGAAGCGTCCCGTATTGTATGGTTAGATGCTTTGTTGATGAATGTTGATCGGACAGTACGAAATACCAATATGCTCATCTGGCACAAAGAATTGTGGTTGATCGATCATGGTGCGTCTTTATACTTTCATCATAGTTGGGATAACTGGGAGGAACAAGCTCTAAAACCGTTTATCCAGATTAAAGATCATGTGCTGTTGAAAAATGCAAGTGATGTCGAGTTGGTCGATAAGCAGTATCGATCATTGCTGTCAGAAGAAGTGATCCGAAATATTGTCGATATTGTCCCAAGCGAATGGCTGATTGATGAGTCCCGAGATTTAACTGCTGCAGATGCTCGTGAAGTATATGTGTCATTTTTTATGAAACGTTTAGCACATGCCGACCATTTTTTAAATCAGATTAAAGATGCCAGAAAAAACATTATATGA
- a CDS encoding DUF4252 domain-containing protein — translation MKTILLVIALLCSSLAHAQLSKLDEIFEQYKEGKGVTSIKIGKPMFSMLNKMKLSDNEVNSIKPLLSKINSIKMLILEEADLGLQSDVSKAINKLKYEELITINSEGNKIKFLAEDTATDVIKNLLLSIQSDGSTIFMILDGKVSYDDVNKLVNNK, via the coding sequence ATGAAAACGATATTATTAGTAATTGCACTGTTGTGCTCGAGTTTAGCACACGCTCAACTATCAAAATTGGATGAGATTTTTGAGCAGTATAAAGAAGGAAAGGGTGTAACTTCTATCAAAATTGGAAAACCCATGTTCAGTATGCTCAATAAAATGAAGCTGTCCGATAATGAGGTTAATAGCATCAAGCCGCTGCTTTCTAAAATTAACAGCATTAAGATGCTGATCTTAGAAGAAGCCGATCTAGGACTGCAATCTGATGTTTCAAAAGCCATTAATAAGTTGAAATATGAAGAGTTGATCACGATCAATTCTGAGGGTAATAAAATTAAGTTTTTGGCAGAGGATACAGCCACAGATGTAATAAAAAATCTATTGCTCAGTATACAGTCCGATGGCAGTACCATTTTTATGATTCTCGATGGTAAGGTCAGTTATGATGATGTGAATAAATTGGTTAACAATAAATAA
- the sucD gene encoding succinate--CoA ligase subunit alpha, protein MSVLVNKDSKVVVQGFTGTEGTYHASQMIEYGTNVVGGVTPGKGGQTHLDRPVFNTVKDAVEKAGANVSIIFVPPAFAADAIMEAAEAGIEVIVCITEGIPTKDMIQVKSYLTDKNSRLIGPNCPGIITADEAKIGIMPGFIFKKGNVGVVSKSGTLTYEAVDQTVKAGLGITTAIGIGGDPIIGTTTKEAVELLMNDPETEAIIMIGEIGGGMEAEAALWIKEHGTKPVVGFIAGQTAPPGRRMGHAGAIVGGADDTAAAKMKIMAECGIRVVQSPAEIGKAIAEELAKKA, encoded by the coding sequence ATGAGTGTATTAGTTAATAAAGATTCAAAAGTAGTTGTTCAAGGTTTCACTGGAACAGAAGGTACTTATCATGCAAGTCAAATGATCGAGTACGGAACAAACGTAGTTGGTGGTGTTACGCCAGGAAAAGGTGGTCAAACACATTTAGACCGTCCCGTATTCAATACTGTTAAAGATGCTGTAGAAAAAGCTGGTGCTAACGTTTCTATTATTTTCGTACCTCCTGCATTTGCAGCTGATGCGATTATGGAAGCTGCAGAAGCAGGTATCGAAGTAATCGTATGTATTACTGAGGGTATACCTACTAAAGATATGATTCAAGTAAAATCTTACTTGACTGACAAAAATTCTCGTTTAATCGGACCTAACTGCCCGGGTATCATTACTGCTGATGAAGCTAAAATCGGTATCATGCCAGGTTTCATCTTCAAAAAAGGTAATGTTGGTGTTGTTTCCAAATCAGGGACTTTAACTTACGAAGCTGTTGATCAAACTGTAAAAGCTGGTCTAGGTATTACTACTGCTATCGGTATTGGTGGTGACCCTATCATTGGTACTACAACTAAAGAAGCGGTAGAATTATTAATGAATGATCCAGAAACAGAAGCAATCATCATGATCGGTGAAATCGGTGGTGGTATGGAAGCTGAAGCTGCTCTTTGGATCAAAGAACATGGTACTAAACCTGTAGTAGGTTTTATCGCAGGTCAAACAGCGCCTCCAGGACGTCGTATGGGTCACGCTGGTGCTATTGTTGGTGGCGCAGACGATACTGCTGCTGCTAAGATGAAAATCATGGCTGAGTGCGGTATCCGTGTAGTACAATCTCCTGCTGAGATTGGAAAAGCAATCGCTGAAGAATTAGCTAAAAAAGCATAA
- a CDS encoding glycerophosphodiester phosphodiesterase family protein: MLKRINLFLFLTFITVFLTACFRNGTSTDVLANNKNLNLKTVEELYQFLTYDENRYPLISLHRGGPTTGYPENAIETFAFNASYRPVIVECDVQLTKDSALVLIHDRNLERTTNGTGQVDTKTKDELKNLRLKDPNGKLTPYRIPTLEEALAWGKGKVIFTLDVKQGVPYDLVIRAIRNQKSESHTVIITYSANQAAAVHNLAPDLMLSAPIKNVSDLVRLNDRDIPDNRLIAFIGTSEAEKSLIDLIHGHGIMCILGTLGNLDRQAKQKGDQLYARFIENGADILSTDRPIEAGRILDFYIKKRNITSKFIQ, encoded by the coding sequence ATGCTTAAAAGAATAAATCTCTTTCTTTTTTTAACATTTATTACTGTATTTCTAACAGCTTGCTTTAGAAATGGGACATCAACGGATGTCTTAGCCAACAATAAAAATCTAAATTTAAAGACAGTAGAAGAGCTTTATCAATTTTTAACATATGATGAAAACCGATACCCGCTGATCAGTCTGCATCGAGGTGGCCCTACAACTGGTTATCCAGAAAATGCAATCGAAACCTTTGCTTTTAATGCGAGTTACAGACCCGTCATCGTTGAATGTGATGTCCAACTAACAAAGGATTCTGCTTTAGTACTGATACATGACCGCAACTTAGAACGAACAACTAATGGTACAGGCCAAGTTGATACAAAAACAAAGGATGAACTGAAAAATTTAAGACTGAAAGATCCAAATGGAAAATTAACTCCTTACCGAATTCCCACGCTGGAAGAAGCACTTGCATGGGGTAAAGGAAAAGTTATTTTCACGCTCGATGTGAAGCAAGGAGTTCCTTATGATTTAGTGATTCGCGCTATTCGTAATCAAAAATCGGAAAGCCATACTGTTATCATTACTTATTCGGCAAACCAAGCTGCTGCTGTGCACAACTTAGCACCAGATCTAATGCTTTCGGCACCTATAAAAAATGTCTCTGACTTAGTTCGATTGAATGATAGGGATATTCCCGATAATCGCTTGATTGCTTTTATAGGTACCAGCGAGGCTGAAAAAAGTTTAATAGATCTGATTCATGGCCATGGTATCATGTGTATATTGGGCACGCTAGGCAATTTAGATAGACAGGCCAAACAAAAAGGTGATCAATTATATGCACGTTTTATAGAAAATGGTGCCGATATATTAAGTACAGATCGACCGATCGAAGCTGGACGAATTTTAGATTTTTATATCAAAAAAAGAAATATTACGTCCAAGTTCATTCAATAA
- the rpsT gene encoding 30S ribosomal protein S20 translates to MANHKSAIKRIRANATKRLRNRYQAKTTRNAIKKLRTTASAEEAKSLLPRVISMLDRLAKKNVIHKKKASNNKSKLTKFVNGLV, encoded by the coding sequence ATGGCAAATCATAAATCAGCGATCAAAAGAATTAGAGCAAACGCTACAAAGCGCTTAAGAAACCGTTACCAAGCAAAAACTACTCGTAACGCAATTAAAAAATTACGCACTACTGCTTCAGCAGAAGAAGCTAAATCATTATTGCCTCGTGTGATTTCTATGCTTGATCGTTTGGCTAAGAAAAATGTAATCCACAAGAAAAAAGCTTCAAACAACAAATCTAAGTTAACAAAATTTGTTAACGGATTAGTTTAA
- a CDS encoding DUF3037 domain-containing protein — MPEKTLYEYAVVRLVPRVEREEFINVGVALYCRKYRFANVLFEIDETRVRSLYPDIDMDMIRAHLQSFVKICTGAQDGGKLATLDQTERFRWLTANRSTVIQCSAVHPGLCVDPAETLRLLFDKLVL; from the coding sequence ATGCCAGAAAAAACATTATATGAATATGCTGTGGTGCGTTTGGTACCGCGTGTGGAAAGAGAAGAATTTATTAATGTTGGTGTAGCACTTTATTGTCGAAAATACCGGTTTGCCAATGTCTTGTTTGAGATTGATGAAACAAGAGTACGATCTTTATATCCAGATATAGATATGGATATGATTCGGGCACATCTGCAATCTTTTGTGAAAATCTGTACTGGTGCTCAAGATGGTGGCAAATTAGCCACATTAGACCAAACGGAAAGATTCCGATGGTTGACCGCAAATAGAAGTACTGTCATCCAATGTTCGGCGGTACACCCAGGACTTTGTGTGGATCCTGCCGAAACATTAAGGCTCCTTTTTGATAAGTTAGTTTTATAG
- a CDS encoding DUF1599 domain-containing protein, whose translation MNTTQEYNKVIEHCQDLFIKKTKDYGTAWRIMRLSSITDQIYIKAQRIRTLEVKKVSKVGEGILEEYIGIINYCIMGMIQLELGEDGEENLSPDFVNQKYNEKVTETRDLMFAKNHDYGEAWREMRITSLTDLILMKIHRVKQIEDNNGATIASEGIHANYQDMLNYAVFALIKMGLAQTN comes from the coding sequence ATGAATACGACTCAAGAATACAATAAAGTTATCGAGCACTGCCAAGATTTATTTATCAAAAAAACGAAAGATTATGGAACAGCTTGGCGCATTATGCGTCTCTCTTCTATAACCGATCAGATCTATATAAAAGCACAGCGTATCCGCACTTTGGAAGTTAAAAAAGTATCCAAAGTAGGAGAAGGTATTCTAGAAGAATATATCGGTATTATCAACTATTGTATTATGGGTATGATCCAACTCGAGTTGGGCGAAGATGGTGAAGAAAATTTAAGTCCTGATTTTGTCAATCAAAAATACAACGAAAAGGTAACTGAAACACGTGATCTCATGTTTGCAAAAAACCATGATTACGGCGAAGCATGGCGAGAAATGCGCATTACTTCATTGACCGATCTAATTCTCATGAAGATTCACCGTGTCAAACAAATTGAAGACAATAATGGCGCTACAATAGCCTCAGAGGGTATCCATGCCAACTATCAAGATATGTTAAATTATGCCGTTTTTGCGCTTATAAAAATGGGATTAGCTCAAACAAACTAA
- a CDS encoding RNA methyltransferase: MQKLSMDQLQRADVETFKNQEKTAITLVLDNVRSMHNVGSAFRTADGFAIEKIFLCGITATPPHREIEKTALGATQSIPWEHVKETTEAISTLKEQGYTIIAIEQAENSILLQDFVPAKDTKYALVFGNEVNGVDEEVMEQIDHCIEIPQFGTKHSFNVSVTIGIVTWDFIQKSKFC; the protein is encoded by the coding sequence ATGCAAAAATTATCCATGGATCAGCTGCAACGTGCTGATGTTGAAACGTTCAAAAACCAAGAGAAAACAGCCATCACACTAGTGCTAGACAATGTGAGGAGTATGCACAACGTCGGATCAGCTTTTAGAACGGCTGACGGATTTGCTATAGAAAAAATATTCTTGTGTGGGATCACAGCTACACCTCCACACCGTGAAATTGAAAAAACGGCTTTAGGTGCAACACAATCTATTCCATGGGAACATGTCAAGGAAACGACCGAAGCGATTAGCACATTGAAAGAACAAGGATATACCATTATTGCAATCGAACAGGCGGAGAATAGTATCCTTTTGCAGGACTTTGTTCCCGCTAAAGATACCAAGTATGCTTTGGTATTTGGCAATGAAGTAAATGGGGTTGATGAAGAGGTGATGGAACAAATAGATCATTGCATCGAAATTCCACAATTTGGAACGAAACATTCCTTCAATGTTTCTGTCACAATTGGCATCGTAACTTGGGATTTTATTCAAAAAAGTAAGTTCTGCTAA
- a CDS encoding succinate CoA transferase, with the protein MSYDRIKLKSLHDKVITAEQAALLIKNGMIVGSSGFTKAGDSKVVLPALADRAKTDPLKITLITGASLGHGTDGKLAEAGVLAKRMPFQVDRILRNKINAGEVLFIDQHLSETAELLHNKNLAAVDIAVLEVAAIEADGSIIPTTSVGNSATFAALAKQVILEINTAVPMEIRGIHDIYQAEDYPRRNVIPIVAPENKIGRKTIALDPSKVVGIVFTDIEDSPADIAEPDAKTTAIASHILNFFEKEVEMGHLSSSLLPLQAGIGKVANAVLMGFKDSNFRNLTMFSEVLQDSTFDLIDAGVMDFASASSITVSKPCYDRVFGNLDKYRDKMVLRPQNISNTPGLIRRLGVIAINTAIEFDIYGNVNSTHISGTNIMNGIGGSGDFARNAYLSIFVTQAASKDDRISHVLPMVSHVDHTEHDVDILVTDIGLADLRGLAPRERAQVIINNCVHPDYKEQLQSYYDRASERGGHTPHILEEAFSWHINLRDQGTMKK; encoded by the coding sequence ATGTCGTACGATAGAATTAAACTTAAAAGTTTACATGACAAAGTAATTACAGCTGAGCAAGCTGCACTACTCATTAAAAATGGTATGATCGTTGGCTCTAGTGGATTTACAAAAGCTGGCGATAGTAAAGTTGTATTACCAGCATTGGCGGACCGAGCGAAAACCGATCCTTTAAAGATTACGTTAATTACAGGTGCCTCATTGGGTCATGGCACTGATGGCAAATTGGCTGAAGCAGGTGTACTTGCTAAGCGTATGCCCTTTCAGGTGGACCGTATATTGAGAAATAAAATTAATGCTGGTGAGGTGCTGTTTATTGATCAACATCTCAGTGAGACAGCAGAGTTATTGCACAATAAAAATTTGGCGGCAGTTGATATTGCCGTATTAGAAGTAGCAGCTATTGAAGCCGATGGTAGTATTATTCCAACGACTTCTGTGGGCAACTCGGCTACTTTTGCTGCTTTAGCAAAGCAGGTCATCTTGGAGATAAATACAGCCGTACCGATGGAGATACGTGGTATTCATGATATCTATCAAGCTGAAGATTATCCAAGAAGAAACGTCATCCCTATTGTTGCTCCTGAAAATAAAATTGGTCGTAAAACAATTGCATTAGATCCATCAAAAGTCGTGGGTATTGTATTTACAGATATCGAAGATAGTCCTGCAGATATTGCCGAACCAGATGCTAAGACAACCGCTATAGCGAGTCATATTTTAAACTTCTTTGAAAAAGAAGTAGAAATGGGACATCTATCTTCGAGTTTGTTACCTCTTCAAGCCGGTATCGGCAAGGTTGCCAATGCTGTTTTGATGGGATTTAAAGATAGCAATTTCCGAAATTTAACGATGTTTTCAGAAGTGCTACAAGATAGTACCTTTGATCTGATTGATGCAGGTGTTATGGATTTTGCCTCGGCTTCTTCCATTACGGTTTCAAAACCTTGCTATGATCGTGTATTTGGTAATCTAGATAAGTATCGTGATAAAATGGTACTGCGACCACAAAATATATCCAATACACCAGGTCTGATCCGTCGTTTGGGTGTTATCGCCATCAATACGGCGATTGAGTTTGATATCTATGGTAACGTCAATTCGACGCATATATCGGGCACTAATATTATGAATGGTATCGGTGGTTCAGGTGATTTTGCAAGAAATGCTTACTTAAGTATTTTCGTCACCCAAGCCGCATCTAAGGACGATCGTATTTCACACGTATTGCCTATGGTGTCGCATGTGGATCATACCGAACATGATGTTGATATTTTAGTAACCGATATTGGACTGGCGGATTTAAGAGGCTTGGCACCTCGTGAGCGTGCCCAAGTTATCATTAACAACTGTGTGCACCCAGATTATAAAGAACAGCTACAGAGCTACTATGATCGTGCCTCTGAGCGTGGTGGTCATACTCCACATATCCTAGAGGAGGCGTTTAGTTGGCATATCAATTTGCGCGATCAAGGAACCATGAAAAAATAA